A single region of the Salvia miltiorrhiza cultivar Shanhuang (shh) chromosome 8, IMPLAD_Smil_shh, whole genome shotgun sequence genome encodes:
- the LOC131001135 gene encoding protein XRI1-like isoform X3, with translation MSYNNGSDMWDWRGQVYSLEDHTSIEASKSLLNEVEHNVDHISYMFDNETTPVKACGDVAYYVSNNETTGKESELYREHSSQVKRRRMLQFESEVLETPLCNEELLRSKETQQTLEAAISDMSQWVAGFTASTECLDPSSEGWITDCFNEAEMHLCNEDFTSACEAPDVQIDVTELCKTAPEIEANLVENNLTTPRNIVFKGTKSFMRTPPKLASSVIYPFTFIKPCGVLGDTTLKDINQRIHNPPKPKPEEDDPSAAYPTSAFSGKPVVGKTKIHTEGGKGSITIMRTKG, from the exons ATGAGCTACAACAATGGCAG TGACATGTGGGATTGGCGAGGTCAGGTTTATTCTCTTGAAGATCACACTAGCATAG AAGCATCTAAATCCCTTTTGAATGAAGTGGAACACAATGTAGATCATATCTCTTATATGTTTGACAATGAGACTACCCCGGTCAAGGCTTGCGGAGACGTAGCTTATTATGTTTCCAACAATG AGACGACAGGGAAAGAGTCGGAGCTATACAGGGAACACTCCTCTCAAGTGAAAAGGCGCAGGATGCTACAGTTTGAGTCCGAAGTCTTGGAAACACCCCTTTGCAACGAGGAGCTTTTGAGATCTAAG GAGACACAACAGACTCTTGAAGCTGCTATTTCAGACATGTCACAGTGGGTTGCTGGTTTCACAG CCAGCACCGAGTGCTTGGATCCTTCATCTGAAGGGTGGATCACTGACTGCTTCAATGAGGCCGAGATGCACCTCTGCAACGAAGATTT CACTAGTGCATGTGAAGCACCCGACGTTCAAATTGATGTTACGG AGCTTTGCAAAACTGCTCCTGAAATTGAAGCTAATCTGGTCGAGAACAACCTTACTACTCCTCGAAACATTGTCTTTAAAG GTACAAAATCATTCATGCGCACACCTCCTAAACTGGCATCATCCGTGATCTATCCGTTCACGTTCATCAAACCATGTGGTGTTCTTGGAGACACGACTCTTAAGGACATAAACCAGAGGATACACAATCCGCCAAAGCCTAAACCAGAAGAAGATGATCCTAGTGCTGCTTATCCCACATCAGCATTCTCCGGGAAACCTGTTGTTGGGAAGACTAAAATCCACACTGAAGGTGGAAAGGGCAGCATCACAATCATGAGGACGAAAGGGTAG
- the LOC131001135 gene encoding protein XRI1-like isoform X2, giving the protein MSYNNGSDMWDWRGQVYSLEDHTSIASKSLLNEVEHNVDHISYMFDNETTPVKACGDVAYYVSNNETTGKESELYREHSSQVKRRRMLQFESEVLETPLCNEELLRSKETQQTLEAAISDMSQWVAGFTDGMPAASTECLDPSSEGWITDCFNEAEMHLCNEDFTSACEAPDVQIDVTELCKTAPEIEANLVENNLTTPRNIVFKGTKSFMRTPPKLASSVIYPFTFIKPCGVLGDTTLKDINQRIHNPPKPKPEEDDPSAAYPTSAFSGKPVVGKTKIHTEGGKGSITIMRTKG; this is encoded by the exons ATGAGCTACAACAATGGCAG TGACATGTGGGATTGGCGAGGTCAGGTTTATTCTCTTGAAGATCACACTAGCATAG CATCTAAATCCCTTTTGAATGAAGTGGAACACAATGTAGATCATATCTCTTATATGTTTGACAATGAGACTACCCCGGTCAAGGCTTGCGGAGACGTAGCTTATTATGTTTCCAACAATG AGACGACAGGGAAAGAGTCGGAGCTATACAGGGAACACTCCTCTCAAGTGAAAAGGCGCAGGATGCTACAGTTTGAGTCCGAAGTCTTGGAAACACCCCTTTGCAACGAGGAGCTTTTGAGATCTAAG GAGACACAACAGACTCTTGAAGCTGCTATTTCAGACATGTCACAGTGGGTTGCTGGTTTCACAG ATGGCATGCCTGCAGCCAGCACCGAGTGCTTGGATCCTTCATCTGAAGGGTGGATCACTGACTGCTTCAATGAGGCCGAGATGCACCTCTGCAACGAAGATTT CACTAGTGCATGTGAAGCACCCGACGTTCAAATTGATGTTACGG AGCTTTGCAAAACTGCTCCTGAAATTGAAGCTAATCTGGTCGAGAACAACCTTACTACTCCTCGAAACATTGTCTTTAAAG GTACAAAATCATTCATGCGCACACCTCCTAAACTGGCATCATCCGTGATCTATCCGTTCACGTTCATCAAACCATGTGGTGTTCTTGGAGACACGACTCTTAAGGACATAAACCAGAGGATACACAATCCGCCAAAGCCTAAACCAGAAGAAGATGATCCTAGTGCTGCTTATCCCACATCAGCATTCTCCGGGAAACCTGTTGTTGGGAAGACTAAAATCCACACTGAAGGTGGAAAGGGCAGCATCACAATCATGAGGACGAAAGGGTAG
- the LOC131001135 gene encoding protein XRI1-like isoform X4, with protein MSYNNGSDMWDWRGQVYSLEDHTSIASKSLLNEVEHNVDHISYMFDNETTPVKACGDVAYYVSNNETTGKESELYREHSSQVKRRRMLQFESEVLETPLCNEELLRSKETQQTLEAAISDMSQWVAGFTASTECLDPSSEGWITDCFNEAEMHLCNEDFTSACEAPDVQIDVTELCKTAPEIEANLVENNLTTPRNIVFKGTKSFMRTPPKLASSVIYPFTFIKPCGVLGDTTLKDINQRIHNPPKPKPEEDDPSAAYPTSAFSGKPVVGKTKIHTEGGKGSITIMRTKG; from the exons ATGAGCTACAACAATGGCAG TGACATGTGGGATTGGCGAGGTCAGGTTTATTCTCTTGAAGATCACACTAGCATAG CATCTAAATCCCTTTTGAATGAAGTGGAACACAATGTAGATCATATCTCTTATATGTTTGACAATGAGACTACCCCGGTCAAGGCTTGCGGAGACGTAGCTTATTATGTTTCCAACAATG AGACGACAGGGAAAGAGTCGGAGCTATACAGGGAACACTCCTCTCAAGTGAAAAGGCGCAGGATGCTACAGTTTGAGTCCGAAGTCTTGGAAACACCCCTTTGCAACGAGGAGCTTTTGAGATCTAAG GAGACACAACAGACTCTTGAAGCTGCTATTTCAGACATGTCACAGTGGGTTGCTGGTTTCACAG CCAGCACCGAGTGCTTGGATCCTTCATCTGAAGGGTGGATCACTGACTGCTTCAATGAGGCCGAGATGCACCTCTGCAACGAAGATTT CACTAGTGCATGTGAAGCACCCGACGTTCAAATTGATGTTACGG AGCTTTGCAAAACTGCTCCTGAAATTGAAGCTAATCTGGTCGAGAACAACCTTACTACTCCTCGAAACATTGTCTTTAAAG GTACAAAATCATTCATGCGCACACCTCCTAAACTGGCATCATCCGTGATCTATCCGTTCACGTTCATCAAACCATGTGGTGTTCTTGGAGACACGACTCTTAAGGACATAAACCAGAGGATACACAATCCGCCAAAGCCTAAACCAGAAGAAGATGATCCTAGTGCTGCTTATCCCACATCAGCATTCTCCGGGAAACCTGTTGTTGGGAAGACTAAAATCCACACTGAAGGTGGAAAGGGCAGCATCACAATCATGAGGACGAAAGGGTAG
- the LOC131001135 gene encoding protein XRI1-like isoform X1 — MSYNNGSDMWDWRGQVYSLEDHTSIEASKSLLNEVEHNVDHISYMFDNETTPVKACGDVAYYVSNNETTGKESELYREHSSQVKRRRMLQFESEVLETPLCNEELLRSKETQQTLEAAISDMSQWVAGFTDGMPAASTECLDPSSEGWITDCFNEAEMHLCNEDFTSACEAPDVQIDVTELCKTAPEIEANLVENNLTTPRNIVFKGTKSFMRTPPKLASSVIYPFTFIKPCGVLGDTTLKDINQRIHNPPKPKPEEDDPSAAYPTSAFSGKPVVGKTKIHTEGGKGSITIMRTKG, encoded by the exons ATGAGCTACAACAATGGCAG TGACATGTGGGATTGGCGAGGTCAGGTTTATTCTCTTGAAGATCACACTAGCATAG AAGCATCTAAATCCCTTTTGAATGAAGTGGAACACAATGTAGATCATATCTCTTATATGTTTGACAATGAGACTACCCCGGTCAAGGCTTGCGGAGACGTAGCTTATTATGTTTCCAACAATG AGACGACAGGGAAAGAGTCGGAGCTATACAGGGAACACTCCTCTCAAGTGAAAAGGCGCAGGATGCTACAGTTTGAGTCCGAAGTCTTGGAAACACCCCTTTGCAACGAGGAGCTTTTGAGATCTAAG GAGACACAACAGACTCTTGAAGCTGCTATTTCAGACATGTCACAGTGGGTTGCTGGTTTCACAG ATGGCATGCCTGCAGCCAGCACCGAGTGCTTGGATCCTTCATCTGAAGGGTGGATCACTGACTGCTTCAATGAGGCCGAGATGCACCTCTGCAACGAAGATTT CACTAGTGCATGTGAAGCACCCGACGTTCAAATTGATGTTACGG AGCTTTGCAAAACTGCTCCTGAAATTGAAGCTAATCTGGTCGAGAACAACCTTACTACTCCTCGAAACATTGTCTTTAAAG GTACAAAATCATTCATGCGCACACCTCCTAAACTGGCATCATCCGTGATCTATCCGTTCACGTTCATCAAACCATGTGGTGTTCTTGGAGACACGACTCTTAAGGACATAAACCAGAGGATACACAATCCGCCAAAGCCTAAACCAGAAGAAGATGATCCTAGTGCTGCTTATCCCACATCAGCATTCTCCGGGAAACCTGTTGTTGGGAAGACTAAAATCCACACTGAAGGTGGAAAGGGCAGCATCACAATCATGAGGACGAAAGGGTAG